The window TCGGTGCGGCGCTGATCATCAGCGACTTCTCCCGCATCGCCGTGATGGCCGCCAAGGAATCCGTGAACCGCGCCTTCGAGAGCGGTTTGAGCGACGGCGTGATGTTCGAGCGCCGCCTGTTCCACAGCCTGTTCGCCACCGCCGACCAGAAGGAAGGCATGGACGCGTTCCTGACCAAACGCAAGGCCGTGTTCCAGCACCAGTGACGCGTGAAAATTGCCGGCATCCAAAACCGGCAAAAATCCAGGCTATAATTTAGGGCTTAGGCGCTTTAGCTCAGTCGGTTAGAGCGATGGAATCATAATCCACAGGTCCGCGGTTCGAATCCGTGAAGCGCCACCAAGACCTCAAAAGCCTTTTAAGTCAACGACTTAAAAGGCTTTTTTTATTTGCAGGGGTGCCACTTGGGGGTGCCACCTATGGCGATTTCTGCGCCTCGTCTCTACCGTAAACCTGGTTCAGGCGTTTACTTCGCGAGGGTCCTGCTTGGACCGGTTCCGACCGGAAAATCGGCCGGAAAAACCGAGCTTCGACGCTCACTTCGGACGAAATGCCCGATTTTGGCGGGCAGAATCATTGGAACGATCAACGCTGTCCTTGCACAGGTTCCAATGTCACACCGCGCCGCTTTCTATGACGACGTTCACCGTCAAATCCTCGACCGTTTCATCGGGCACGAGTCCGAGCCGCTGCGAATTGAAGATCCTGCCGACCTGAGCAACTTCATTGGTTTCTTTGAAGACTTGAACCAGCAAGGGCTCGAGGAATTCAAGGGTGTTTTCATCGAACGCGTGGCCAAGAGGGGCGTCTACAGCGCTGCACCTCCGTTTACCGTGAGGGGCGAGGACGACCGGGTAGCGGCCATCCAACTGATGAAAGAGCTGGCCAGACCAGAACTCGCGGACTTGAAAGACGCCCTCTTAAGTCGCCTGCGTGGACGTCCAGTGATTCCGGTGCAGCGCACGGAGGATGTGGCAGCAAGGGATTTGGGCGACGACGTTAACGGACTTCCGTTCCCGACATCCGGCCAGACTCAAATTCAACCATTTCGACCGCCTGCAGTCGTGGCAGAAGCGGGCATTGAAACGCCGCAGACGGTCCCTGTCGAGAACCCGCTCGCCTGGAAAGTGGCGCTGGAGCGGTACGGCCGTTCGTTGCGGGCTGATGAAGCGGTCAACGACAAAACCAACGCTGAGCGACAAACCTTGCTCTCTCAGCTGCATGACTTTGCCGTGGAGGAATACGGGCTGACCCAGAATTTTCTTGTCCACGAGATCAAAAAGCACCACGTTGCTGCGTTCATGGACATGTCTGCATCACGCCCCGCGAGAAGCGCTTCAAAGAAGCCTTCCGGTGGGAATGCCGCATCTTCCGCCATCCCAACCATCGCGGCAGGCACTTTGCTCAAACGAATTTCGAGTTTGGAGCTCTTCTTCCGATGGGCGATGGAAGAGGTCCAAGCTACTGACGCAAATCCTGCTGCCGGACTAGGGCGGCGGAAGGCGGTCTTGCGCGAGAGGAAAAACGACAGTCAGGAATCGTACAAGCCGTTCACGGCCGACCAACTCAAAACAGTGTTCGAGCCCACACGCTTTCTGCTGGAATGCCGGGATGCCGATCATTTCTGGGCGCCCCTGCTTGGCGTACATCTCGGCGTGAGATTGGGTGAGATTGTCACGCTTCAGCTCGATGCCATCCAGCAGCATGCCATCAGTGGCATCTGGTATGCAGACGTCCGTCCAGAGGCGGCAAAAAATGCCAACTCGGTCCGTCGACTTCCCATCACCCAGCCGTTGATCGACCTAGGGTTTCTCGACTACGTGAAGAAACTGAAAAAGCTAGGGGCATCCAGTCTGTTTCCGCATCGAGACATGAGCACACCTTCGGCCATCCGCCAGCCGTCCAAAAACACGAGCGAGAAATTTGCAAGATTTTTGGATGTCTGTGGCGTGACGGACAAGGATCTGGTGTTTCATAGTTTTCGGCACACCGTCGTGACGGCATTGCAATACGGAGGTGTGCCGCTTCACGTCAGCCAACAAATCGTGGGTCACATGGCCCAGGACCATGCGATCAAGACCGGCGAGCTGACACAGGAGCAAGCTCGCAGCGTCACCTTTTCGGCTTACACACATACCGACATACCCAGCATGACGGTGGAGGATCCGTTCAAGGTGCTTAAAGATGCGCTGGAAAAAGCAGTACGGCCTCCGCTTGAATACCCGCTGCTGAAAAGGGCCGCCGCGATTGTTTTGCAGCACGTTCGCAAGACACATGAAGGATTCGAGTCTGGATGGGCGCCTCAGGATAAGCAGTACTCCCGACAGATGGGCACCGCTTTAACTGAAGGAGTCCGACGCTCTATTTGAAGTGCTGGTACTGTGCCGACGTGGGCGGGTACCCCGTCAGGGGACATTGTTATGCAGTTCCACATTAGAGCGATCCACTTTTCCATCGAACGCTCACCCCGCAAATCCTTGTCAAAACTCAAGGGCAGTGGCTTAACGGCCGATGGACTTGGATCAATGTAAAGGGAAAAGCGGGTCAGTCGCAAGCAGCAATCCACAGCTAGAACCCGTACAGCCTCGCAGGATTGGTGACAAGAATTTGTTCGCGTTCTTGCGCGGAAGTCCAGGAACCGAAGATATTGAGTTGGGCCCCGTCGTCAATCGGGTGGAAAGGCTCTGCGCCGTCGCGATCGCGCGGCACGCCGGGCCACGGACCGGTATGCGGCCAATCCGTGCCCCACAGCATGCGCTCCGGGTTCGCATCGATGAGCGCGCGGGCAATGGGTTCCAGATCTCGTCCGTCGGGCTGCTCGATGACCCGGTAAGGCGCCGAAAGCTTGATATACACCTTGCCGCTTCGGACGAGCGCCAGCAGTTCGCCAAGCCCCGTCTGTCGCAGTCCGGCGGTCGGGTCGGCGAGGCCGAAGTGGTCGACGACCAGAGGCACCGGCAATGCCTTCATGACATCGCTCAGACCCGCAATGACATTCAGCGTCGTGTAGGTTTGAAGATGCCAGTCCATCTCTGCGGCCATCGCGGCAGCAGCGCGTATGCGAGCGGCCGCAAGTACCGGGTCCGTTTGCCCATATGACTGCAAATTGACCCGGAGCCCGCGGACACCCACGGCGTGCAGCTCATGAAGGAGCCCGGGTTCTGTGCCCTCGGGGACGACGGCAACGGCCCTGGCTTCGCGGCCCATGGCCCGCAGCGCCCGAAGGGAATCGATGACACATGCGTTGTCGTTGCCTTGCGGGCTGGCTTGCACGATGACCATCCGCTGGATGCCAATGCGGTCGTGCATGGCCAGCACATCACCGAGGCTCGCGATGGCTGGCGCGAACGTGCGGTCCTCTGCGAGCGGGTAACGCTCTCGCGGCCCGAAGATGTGCACATGGCAGTCGCATGCGTGTGGCGGTAGCGGGAAGCCAGGCCTGGAGTGGTGGGCGTCCAGAATGGGCCGCTCGCCCGGCAGGCCTGCATACGGCTCGAAGACATAACGTTTCATGGCTGGTCACTCGGCCTTGATGTCCGCATCTTTGATGAGCTTGCTCCACTTGGCATACTCGGTCTTGAGGTAGCGGTTGAACTGATCGGGCGTTTCGTCGACCAGCACAAATCCCTGCGTGGTCAGCTTTTCCTTGACTGCCGGGTCCGCGATCACGCGCCGTATTTCCGCATTGATCTTGTCCACCACCGCGGTGGGCGTGCCCGTGGGCGCCATGATGCCCAGCCAGGTTCCGATTTCGAAGCCAGGAATGCCCGACTCCGCGACGGTCGGCAGTCCAGCGGCAACGTCGACGCGTGCGGGACTGGTCACGGCGATGCCGCGCAGGCGTCCCGACTTGACGTGCGGCATGGCGGCCGAAGCGTTGGCGAACATCATCGGCAGCCTGCCACCGATGATTTCCGTCATCGCCGCCTGTTCGCCAGGGTAGGGAATGCTGGTGATTTTGGTGCCGGTCATCACGCTGAACAGCGCCCCCGCCATGTAGGGCGAAGTCCCGACGCCGCCGTTGCCATAGTCCAGGACGCCCGGCTTCGATTTCGCCAGTTCGATGATTTCAGGGACGGTGTTCGCCTTCAGGGCCGAACCCGCAACAAGCACCAATGGCGCGCTGCCGATCAGTGCAACGCCGGTGAAATCCTTCTGCGGGTCAAAGCTCTTGACCTTGTTGATGATGGGCGCCACCGCCATCACGGTCTGGCTGCCAATCAACAGGGTGTAGCCGTCGGGTGCCGCGCGGGCAACTGCTTCCGCCGCAATCATCGACGCCGCGCCATTGCGGTTTTCGACGATGACCGGCTGCCCGATGTTCATGCTCTGCGCCACGATGCGCGCGACCGTATCCGGAGCGCCGCCAGGCGGTGAGCCCACAATGAGTCGAATGGGCTTCGATGGGAAATCGGGCTGGGCACCCGCGGTGCCACCCAGCACTGAAAGCACGGAGAAAGCGGCCAGGGCCGCCATGTTTCGACGACGATGAACAGTCATTGTGTTTGTCTCCTTCTAATTTCTGGCGGCGCTCACGGGCGGACCGCGGACGCCACGTCGCCATCGGTTCGCTGGACGTTGAGCAGGAAGGAAATGGTGGTGGCCAGCGCCAGAAAAGCGCAGAGTTCCGCCGTTCCTTGCTCGCCAAAGTGCGAAACGACCGAGGCAAAGGTACTGTCCTGCACGCGCTTCGTTCTCTGCATTTCACTCGCGAAGGCCAGCGCCGCCGACAACGCTGGCGGTTGGTCCGGAACCAGCCCCTTCCTGATGCCATCCAGGCATTCCTGGGAAATGCCGGTCTCCAGGGCCTTTGCGGCATGGTTGTCCCATTGGTACCGGCATTGCTGCTCGCTGGCCACGCTCAGGAACACGGCCTCGAGCACCTGTCGCGGTAATGCGCCATGCCACAGTTTTGTCGAGAGTTTCTCCACCATCTCCGCGACATCCGGGCTGGCCAGCAGCGTCGCGTAAGGACGGGGAAGCTTGCCCCTTCCCGACACGATGCGTTCATAGGCGTCGCGTTGCGCCAAGGGCAGGGCGTCGGGCGACGAAACCGGATATCGTTGCATGGCGGTGCTCGATCGGCGTCAGGCGTTCGGCTTGATGTCGCCAGCCTTCACCACTTCGGCCCATTTGGCGATCTCGCCTTGGACGCGTGCGGAGAACTCCTGCGGCGTACTGCCCACGGGCACAAAGCCGGCTTCGATGAGCCGGGCACGCAGCGGTCCTGTCTTGACCAGTTGCGAAGCCGCCGCGCCCAGCCGGGCGACCGTCGCTTCGGGAAGACCTGCCTGGCCGATCAGGCCGAACAACGGGGTGGTGTCCACCTTCGGAAGGCCCGCTTCCGCGGTGGTCGGCACGTTGGGCAGCTGAGGCACGCGTTCCGGACTGGTAACCACCAGGGCCCGCACAGTCCCGGCCCGGATGTGCTCGAGCATCGTGGGCACGGTGGTGAATCCGAACTGCACATGCCCTGCAATCAGGTCCGTCAGCACGGTCGAACCGCCGCGGTACGGGATGTGCCGGATGTCGATGGACGCGGCCTGCCGGAGCTGCTCGCCAGCCAGGTGAGGCGCACTGCCGATGCCGGCGGACCCATAGGTGAGGCTGCCCGGCTGGGCCTTCGCGAGCGCCAGAAATTCCTTGATGTCTTTCGCCGGCACGGCGGTGTGGGCAATCAGCACCAGCGGCGCGGTGGCCATGAGGGAAATCGGCGTGAAGTCGCGCAGCGTGTCGTAGGGCAAGGCCTTGCCGAAAAGTCCCGGATTGATGACAAACGCCGTATCGACGAAGCCCAGCGTCTGGCCGTCCGGCTTGGCCGAGGCGATCGCCTTGGTCCCGATCTGGGTCGCCGCGCCGCCCTTGTTCTCGACGATGAAGTTGCTCCCGAACTGCGGCTCGAGCGCCTGGCCAAGCATGCGGGCCAGGGCATCGGTCGCCGCCCCTGGCGGATACGGGACCACGATGCGCACGGGACCCGACGGATAGGCCTGGGCGCATGCATTCCAGGAGATGCCAGTCATGGCGGCGCTTGTGCCGGCGACGAAGAGGCGGCGCGTGAGGTTCTTCATGGTTGTCTCCTTGGCTTTTCTAGGCCTGCTCGCTTGCGGCCAGAATCTCGACATCGGGCTCTGCCCCCAGACCGGCGGCCGAAGCCAAGGTGAATGTGCCATTCACCAGTGGGATCGTGTCGCGGTACGGGGTAAAGGCCAGGTCGCAGAACAGCCGCTCGATGATGGTGTCCTGCTCCGCCGCGGCCAGCACGTGCAGCGTGGCGAGAAAGCCCGGGCCGAAGAACGCGGTCTGCGGAGAGAAGCGGACGCCGGGGTGGTTTGCGCAGGCCTCCGCGACCCTCTGGAGCGCTGTCACGCCACCACACTTGATGGCGCTGGGCTGCACCCAGTCCACCGCCTGCTCCGTCACCATCCGGGTGAGCTCCAGCAGGTTCGAGGCGTTCTCGCCTGCCGCCACCGGAATCTGGCTGTCCTTGCGCAGCTGCTTCATGCCGTCCAGGTCCTCCGGGGGCCAGATCGGCTCCTCGATCCAGAATGGGTCGGAGGTCGCCATCGCGCGGACTTCCGCGAGCGCGTTGGCGGTCGTCCAGGCGCAGTTCGTGTCCACCATCAGGGGCATCCCGCGCGGCATGGCCGCACGGGCGATGGCGACGGCCTCGGCCGTGCGTTCATGCAGCTTGACCTGTGTGAAGCCCGCGTCGATGGCCTTGCCGACGTTGGTTTCCAGGTGCTCGCGGTTGCCGTAGTACTGCAGCAGCGATGCGTAGGCCGCAATCCGGGTCCTTTTCGCGCCTCCCAGAAGCTCGTACAGCGGCACCCCCTCCAGCTTGCCGCGCAGGTCCCACAGGGCAATGTCCAGACCGCTGAGCGCGTGCAGCACGGGCCCTGAGCGGCCCAAGTTGTGCAGCATGCGTTCGAGCGAGGAAGTCAACTGGCGGTCGGTCGCGTCCTTGCCAAGCGCCAGCGGCTCGACGCGGTGACGGACCAGGGCGCAGACGGCGTCCAAGTCGGCGGCGTAGGCTTCGCCCCAGCCGACCATACCGTTTCCAAGTTCGACGCGCATCCAGATGCTGTCCAGCGTGGTCCGCGATTTGCCAGCGAACAAGGGCGCCGGCGCGCCGTGGTTGAAGGGCAGGCGCACCTTGAAGCATTGGATGGCTGCGATGGCGGTGTTGGACGATGTCATTGGCCGGCATCTTCACCGCATAAATCCATGCGGTCAAATGCATAGATATACTGGTTTCATATGAAAATCAATATGAAAAATCGGGAGATGCAACTGCTGTGGGAACTGGGGCGCACCGGCTCCGTGACCAAGGCGGCGGACCGGGTGGCGATGTCCCAGCCAGCCGCGAGCGCGCTCATCCGGACCCTCGAAGAGCGGCTGGGGTTTCCCCTTTTCGTTCGGGAGAAAAGGCGTCTGACGTTCACCGCGAAGGGCCGCGCCCTCCTGCCGGAAATCGCCAACATCCTGGCCGCGCAGGACAGCTTGAACCGGCTGGCGAGCACGCTGAGGACCGATGCCACGCCGAGGGTGGTGATCGGCAGTGTGGCATCGGTCGCGGCGACGATTCTCCCTTCGGGCGTCGAGCGGCTTTGTCGCTCGCTGCCTGGCGCCGCGGTTTCGGTGCGCACAGCCATGTCGATGGAAATTGCCAACATGGTGGCGGAGCAGCGTGTCGATTTCGGGGTGGTGGTCGACGAGGCGGGGCCGGACGGCCCGGGCCGTCTGCAGGTCGCACCGTTGCATCTGTGCTGCCTGGTCGCGCCGACGCATGCCTTCAGCGCTCTGAAGACTGTGACGGTGGAGGATCTCGCCACGCACAAGTACGTTGCGCTGGCGCGGCAGTTCAAGATCGGCGCGGCCACCGCCAACCTCTTCGAGAGCGCCGGCCACGGCTTTGCGCCCGCGGTCGAGGTCATGCAGTTCTCCACCGCCTGTGCTTTCGTCAGCGCCGGATGGGGCGTCGGCATTCTGGACAGCCTGAGCGCGAAATATGCAGCGAACTTCGGCCTGGCGACGGTGCCGGTGGAAGGCGAGATCAGTCTCGGCGTTGCCCTGCTTTGGTCGCCAGACAGCAGCCTGGGCGCGCATGCCAGTGATTTCGCCGACGGACTCACGGCGGCGTTCGGGTGAAGGGGGACGTGGGTACCTTCGGTGGCGGTGTTTGGAGCGGCACACCCACGTATGGCATACCTGTTTGCGAACAAGCGCGGCACACGTTTGAAGTGCTGGCACCTTCATGCGCCCAATAAGTGAGCGCTTCTTCGATCGGCCCGTTGGTCGCTCAGTTCGCCGAAGTCATAGCCGATGCATCGCACCATCGGACGCGTCCAGCTTCGAAGCGGTCAATACAGGAAGGTTCTCGGTCCAGACCGGGCCACTGCTGTTGACCACCGCACTGATGTCCTCCGTCTGGCGCAGGCTGTTGCCGGTGCTCACGGAACAGCCAGAGCAGATCACCGACCTGAAACGGCCATTCAAAAGGTTTCGCTGGCGGCATCCAGGCGAGTCCGGCGCGGGTTACCCAGGGACGGGCTTCGTCGACGTCGACCGTGCAGCGCGCGGTCACGGCCATGGCGTCACTGAAGGCGCCGTTGCGGCAAAGCTCCTTGATGGGCATGCCTGCCTCGGCTTGCCGCAGGAACCCAATGATCTGTTCCTCGCTGAATCTGCTCTTCTTCCTATCCGTCATTCTCCGGGCGGTTGACGGCCTTTGCGAACTTTAGGTCGGTACGGCTGAGAGGGGGCAGTCACTTTACCTGTGCCCCCTGCGGCAGGTCAGCGCCAGCGATCTGCTCGCCCTCAGTCTGCGCTGGCGCAACGACTGAGCGACTCATTATTGCTGGGCGGACTCGATCGAATACCGATCAACAGTCGCCCCCAGCAGAGCCGGAAGAGGCACCTGTAAGCCCTCCGAGATCTTCAACAACACCGTCAGCGACGGTTGGTTTTGGCCGACCTCCATCTTGGCCACGAACGTCCTATTGACGCCACATCGATGCGCCAATTCTTCTTGCGATACCCCCAACGCATTGCGCCGCGCTCGGAGTTCGGCCGCGAAGGCTCTCATCAGCGGAAGATTTTGGGTAGACGTGCGCACCCCGCAACTTTCGATGCCTTGAACCACAAATGCACCACCATATATGGTACAAACTAGTTTGCGGATTTCCTTAGTGGAAATCGGTACCTGAGTAACGAGAGATACCCCATGAAACTCAAACGGCACTGGGCCCTGCTTCTTCCCGCGATCCCCTTCGTAGCATTCAACGCGGTTGCTCAGCCAACGTTGGACGCTGTGGAAACTTTTATCCAACATCCGAACCAATGCTCGGTCTACATCGGCGGACCAGATCGCGTAGCTGATGGGGCCGACCGGGAGTACGGCGCCGCACTGGCTGCTGCGGTGTCCACTTTCGGCGGGTCAGTCGAAGCCGCACTCTCGCAAATCCGCACAGCATGCTTGGCCAAACCGGGCATGTCCACAGCGCCAGAGGGACCTAAGTCACCCGCTTCACCGTGATCGACGGTCAGACCGTCATCTTTGTTGTCAAAGCTACTTCGGGGTAAGCGTGGTTACGCGCGCCCCAAGGCAGGCTGCCGCCCGCCATCAGGCTTATTCGACTCGGTTGAAGGCACGTCATCTCGCACGCCCTGATTTATATGGATTAGCCATGTCCCACACTTGCTTTCGCGTCCTCCCTAGGCTGTTGTTCTGGTCACGCCTGACACCCTTCATCGCACTCCTGGTAGCGGGGGCCCTCATGTTGGTGAAGTACCTCGACCCAGCTCCCACTCAGGCGAATGTCGA of the Rhodoferax koreense genome contains:
- a CDS encoding site-specific integrase yields the protein MAISAPRLYRKPGSGVYFARVLLGPVPTGKSAGKTELRRSLRTKCPILAGRIIGTINAVLAQVPMSHRAAFYDDVHRQILDRFIGHESEPLRIEDPADLSNFIGFFEDLNQQGLEEFKGVFIERVAKRGVYSAAPPFTVRGEDDRVAAIQLMKELARPELADLKDALLSRLRGRPVIPVQRTEDVAARDLGDDVNGLPFPTSGQTQIQPFRPPAVVAEAGIETPQTVPVENPLAWKVALERYGRSLRADEAVNDKTNAERQTLLSQLHDFAVEEYGLTQNFLVHEIKKHHVAAFMDMSASRPARSASKKPSGGNAASSAIPTIAAGTLLKRISSLELFFRWAMEEVQATDANPAAGLGRRKAVLRERKNDSQESYKPFTADQLKTVFEPTRFLLECRDADHFWAPLLGVHLGVRLGEIVTLQLDAIQQHAISGIWYADVRPEAAKNANSVRRLPITQPLIDLGFLDYVKKLKKLGASSLFPHRDMSTPSAIRQPSKNTSEKFARFLDVCGVTDKDLVFHSFRHTVVTALQYGGVPLHVSQQIVGHMAQDHAIKTGELTQEQARSVTFSAYTHTDIPSMTVEDPFKVLKDALEKAVRPPLEYPLLKRAAAIVLQHVRKTHEGFESGWAPQDKQYSRQMGTALTEGVRRSI
- a CDS encoding LysR family transcriptional regulator; translation: MKINMKNREMQLLWELGRTGSVTKAADRVAMSQPAASALIRTLEERLGFPLFVREKRRLTFTAKGRALLPEIANILAAQDSLNRLASTLRTDATPRVVIGSVASVAATILPSGVERLCRSLPGAAVSVRTAMSMEIANMVAEQRVDFGVVVDEAGPDGPGRLQVAPLHLCCLVAPTHAFSALKTVTVEDLATHKYVALARQFKIGAATANLFESAGHGFAPAVEVMQFSTACAFVSAGWGVGILDSLSAKYAANFGLATVPVEGEISLGVALLWSPDSSLGAHASDFADGLTAAFG
- a CDS encoding Bug family tripartite tricarboxylate transporter substrate binding protein, with the protein product MTVHRRRNMAALAAFSVLSVLGGTAGAQPDFPSKPIRLIVGSPPGGAPDTVARIVAQSMNIGQPVIVENRNGAASMIAAEAVARAAPDGYTLLIGSQTVMAVAPIINKVKSFDPQKDFTGVALIGSAPLVLVAGSALKANTVPEIIELAKSKPGVLDYGNGGVGTSPYMAGALFSVMTGTKITSIPYPGEQAAMTEIIGGRLPMMFANASAAMPHVKSGRLRGIAVTSPARVDVAAGLPTVAESGIPGFEIGTWLGIMAPTGTPTAVVDKINAEIRRVIADPAVKEKLTTQGFVLVDETPDQFNRYLKTEYAKWSKLIKDADIKAE
- a CDS encoding helix-turn-helix domain-containing protein, yielding MLDKSFHSVQRWLSNRVECYEGDRGKKQGPVPFEFHGVSLVTQVPISTKEIRKLVCTIYGGAFVVQGIESCGVRTSTQNLPLMRAFAAELRARRNALGVSQEELAHRCGVNRTFVAKMEVGQNQPSLTVLLKISEGLQVPLPALLGATVDRYSIESAQQ
- a CDS encoding Bug family tripartite tricarboxylate transporter substrate binding protein: MKNLTRRLFVAGTSAAMTGISWNACAQAYPSGPVRIVVPYPPGAATDALARMLGQALEPQFGSNFIVENKGGAATQIGTKAIASAKPDGQTLGFVDTAFVINPGLFGKALPYDTLRDFTPISLMATAPLVLIAHTAVPAKDIKEFLALAKAQPGSLTYGSAGIGSAPHLAGEQLRQAASIDIRHIPYRGGSTVLTDLIAGHVQFGFTTVPTMLEHIRAGTVRALVVTSPERVPQLPNVPTTAEAGLPKVDTTPLFGLIGQAGLPEATVARLGAAASQLVKTGPLRARLIEAGFVPVGSTPQEFSARVQGEIAKWAEVVKAGDIKPNA
- a CDS encoding carboxymuconolactone decarboxylase family protein translates to MQRYPVSSPDALPLAQRDAYERIVSGRGKLPRPYATLLASPDVAEMVEKLSTKLWHGALPRQVLEAVFLSVASEQQCRYQWDNHAAKALETGISQECLDGIRKGLVPDQPPALSAALAFASEMQRTKRVQDSTFASVVSHFGEQGTAELCAFLALATTISFLLNVQRTDGDVASAVRP
- a CDS encoding amidohydrolase family protein; the encoded protein is MKRYVFEPYAGLPGERPILDAHHSRPGFPLPPHACDCHVHIFGPRERYPLAEDRTFAPAIASLGDVLAMHDRIGIQRMVIVQASPQGNDNACVIDSLRALRAMGREARAVAVVPEGTEPGLLHELHAVGVRGLRVNLQSYGQTDPVLAAARIRAAAAMAAEMDWHLQTYTTLNVIAGLSDVMKALPVPLVVDHFGLADPTAGLRQTGLGELLALVRSGKVYIKLSAPYRVIEQPDGRDLEPIARALIDANPERMLWGTDWPHTGPWPGVPRDRDGAEPFHPIDDGAQLNIFGSWTSAQEREQILVTNPARLYGF
- a CDS encoding mandelate racemase/muconate lactonizing enzyme family protein translates to MTSSNTAIAAIQCFKVRLPFNHGAPAPLFAGKSRTTLDSIWMRVELGNGMVGWGEAYAADLDAVCALVRHRVEPLALGKDATDRQLTSSLERMLHNLGRSGPVLHALSGLDIALWDLRGKLEGVPLYELLGGAKRTRIAAYASLLQYYGNREHLETNVGKAIDAGFTQVKLHERTAEAVAIARAAMPRGMPLMVDTNCAWTTANALAEVRAMATSDPFWIEEPIWPPEDLDGMKQLRKDSQIPVAAGENASNLLELTRMVTEQAVDWVQPSAIKCGGVTALQRVAEACANHPGVRFSPQTAFFGPGFLATLHVLAAAEQDTIIERLFCDLAFTPYRDTIPLVNGTFTLASAAGLGAEPDVEILAASEQA